A window from bacterium encodes these proteins:
- a CDS encoding type II secretion system protein encodes MKNRGFTLIELMVVVVIIGILAAIAIPNFLAMQQRAKEASLKENMHTLQTIVEDFNNRADGVYPGDLGVTIIVANPAYMGPEGNMCVAAAFLPPYGATSMIGDNVKNVFTPTNVALQDLRCAIGGVLGVTGYEASNTPTDDPVTGAPWTEAGAGAAMMYRITGLGIKGPLSIVMTPGVSK; translated from the coding sequence ATGAAGAATAGGGGATTCACCCTTATCGAACTGATGGTGGTGGTCGTGATCATCGGTATTCTGGCAGCCATCGCCATCCCCAACTTCCTGGCAATGCAGCAGAGAGCCAAGGAAGCGTCATTAAAGGAGAATATGCACACTCTCCAGACCATCGTCGAGGACTTTAATAACCGCGCTGATGGCGTGTATCCGGGCGATCTGGGTGTGACAATCATTGTTGCGAACCCGGCCTATATGGGTCCTGAAGGTAATATGTGTGTAGCCGCAGCCTTTTTGCCACCTTATGGTGCTACTTCCATGATCGGTGATAACGTGAAAAATGTGTTCACGCCTACAAACGTCGCATTGCAAGATCTCAGATGTGCAATAGGCGGAGTCCTTGGTGTAACAGGATATGAAGCCAGCAATACACCAACTGACGATCCGGTCACTGGCGCACCATGGACAGAAGCCGGTGCTGGAGCAGCCATGATGTACCGTATTACCGGCTTAGGCATTAAGGGTCCTCTTTCGATTGTCATGACGCCAGGTGTATCCAAGTAA
- a CDS encoding prepilin-type N-terminal cleavage/methylation domain-containing protein produces the protein MQSFVTAKEGDQKSPSYVVKCSKYGFTLIELMVVVVIIGILAAIAIPNFMALKNRANEASVKENIHTVQIIVEDFHIRADNMFPGDLTTTIIVANSAYTGPEPDMAVALQPKPMYGPNSMMGDNVRNPFNPGNDALMDGLPVLIANPTGIIGYEASNTIGDDPLSGVPWTEAPSGPAMMYRISGLGIKGIILTVCQVGAK, from the coding sequence ATGCAATCATTTGTTACTGCAAAAGAGGGGGACCAAAAGTCCCCCTCTTATGTTGTTAAATGCTCAAAATATGGTTTTACTCTTATCGAACTCATGGTCGTGGTGGTCATTATCGGCATCCTTGCCGCGATCGCCATACCAAACTTTATGGCGCTGAAAAACCGGGCAAATGAAGCGTCAGTAAAAGAGAATATCCACACGGTACAGATCATTGTTGAAGATTTTCATATCCGGGCGGACAATATGTTCCCTGGTGACCTTACGACAACAATTATCGTGGCAAATTCCGCTTATACCGGCCCAGAACCAGACATGGCAGTAGCGCTGCAACCAAAGCCGATGTATGGACCTAATTCAATGATGGGTGATAATGTTCGGAATCCGTTTAATCCCGGGAACGATGCTTTAATGGATGGCTTGCCGGTATTGATCGCCAATCCGACCGGCATTATCGGCTATGAAGCCAGCAATACAATAGGAGATGATCCGCTGTCCGGTGTACCCTGGACCGAAGCGCCCAGCGGTCCGGCGATGATGTACAGAATTTCGGGTTTGGGTATAAAGGGAATTATTCTTACGGTCTGTCAGGTCGGCGCAAAATAG